The Candidatus Zixiibacteriota bacterium genomic interval TTCCCGCCGCGGTCATAACGGCCGTATCGGCGTTGAGGGCGATGGCCGGCAGGGATTGCCGGTTGCGGTCGGCGGTCAAACGGACAATCATTTCGGCCGCCATATGCGAACTGTCGGCCGCGGAACCGCCATTGCCGCATATCAGTAATTTTCCCCCGGAACCAAGCACCCCGCTGATGACATTAGCCAGTTCAATTAACGGTTCGGCCAGAGCCTCACCGACCGCCAGGCGAAGTGCCGCTGATTCTTTAACGGCCTTATTGATCAATTCTATTCTTTGCTCGCTATTCATATATGAACCTGTTCGGTCGGATGCGCGGCCGAGGTGAATTCCAGTAACGCCGACAAATTGTCATGTGCTTCAAAATGATTGCCAACCACCACAAACGAGGCCCCGGCCTGAATTCGGCGCTCGATTTCCTCCGGTTGTCGAAGCCCTCCTCCGACCATCACCGGCAAATCAATATACCCGGTAACGGCGGCAATCATCTCCTCGGGAACCGATTCCTTTGCCCCGGAACCGGCTTCCATAAAAACCATTTTCATCCCCAGGTATTGGGCCGCCAGGGCATGGGCACAGGCGATATCGGGTTTATCGGCTGGAATCGGGTAGGTGCCGGAAACATATTGCACCGAAGTGGCCCGCCCCGAATCAATCAACATGTAACCGGTCGGTATCGGTTCCAATCCATACTCCTTCATCAGGGGAGCACCGCGCACCTGCTCCTCGATCAGGTAAAGCGGATTGCGGCCGGAGATTAACGAAGTAAACAAGACGGCATCGGCATAGGGTGAAATCTGGCTGTGCGAACCGGGGAATATTATAACCGGAACCGAGGCCCGATTTTTTATCTGGCGAACCATATCATGAAATCCGGTCTGGATAATAAAACTACTGCCGACCAGGAGAGCATCAACATGATATTCCGCCGCTTTCTCGGCCAGCAGGAGAAGACTTTTGGCGGAAGACCGGTCGGGGTCCAGAAGCAACAGGAACCCGCCGCCCCGGTTTTCTTTTACTTCCATCAGGGTTTTAAAAACCTGCATCAATGCCCTTTATCCATAAATTCCTTTAATTTCGATTCCACTGTCTTCAGGACTTCATCGGGATCGATAGTATCGGGCAGACTGCCCTGGGCGAAAGTGGGTTTACCTCCTCCCCTGCCGCCCAGCTCGGCCAGAATACCCTGCGACAGCTTGCCAACATGAATAGACGCCTGGCCGCTGGCCGATGACATGAAGGTCCTTTTCCCATTAATATTCCCGATAGCGATACAGATCAAAGGGTAATTCTCGCTTTTACCGCCGTCTATCCATCCGGCCATTTCTTCAGACGCCACCTCGCCGAAATCATGAAACCTCACCGAAACCCCGTCGACTTTAATTTCTTTTCCAACCGACAGGGCTCCGCCGGTGAATTTTTCGGATTTGAGCTTTTTGTTTTCCTTCTGAAGCTGGAGTAATTTTTCATAAGTTTCAGTTACCGCCTCGGCCAGACTTTCGAGCGGCTGATTGGTGATATGGCTGATCTGATCGACAGCATCTTTCAGTCGCGAGATATAAAGCATAGCCTCATGCCCGGTGACCGCCTCGATTCTCCTGATACCCGAGGCCACGGCCGTTTCGAGAGTTATAATAAAGGTCCCGATTTGCGAAACATTATCGACATGCGTTCCACCGCATAATTCCTTAGAGAAATCATCGACCGACACCACCCGGACCCGGTCACCGTATTTTTCCCCGAAAATGGCCATGGCGCCCGAATGGCGGGCCTTCTCGAGATCGTCCTCGACCGTTGCTACCGGCGTCCCGGAGAGGATTTTACCATTGACGATCATCTCCACCGCCTTGAGTTCCGCCGATGTCAGCGGCTGGAAATGGGAGAAATCGAAACGCAGTTTATCCGGGCCGACATACGAACCAGACTGACGCACATGTTCCCCCAGGACTTTCCTGAGAGCGGCATGGAGCAGATGGGTGGCGGTATGGTTTCGCATGATATCCATTCGGCGCTCTTTGAACAGGGACAATTTAACGTCAAATTCGCCAACATCTTTAAGGTCTTCGTAGTTTTTCTCCACGATATGCCCGAGATGCACGATAGCTTCGTTGATTTTGAAAAGATGTTCCGCTTTAATTTTGAACAGATCGCATGAGATATAGCCCTGATCTCCAGTTTGTCCCCCGGCTTCGACATAAAAAGGCGTTTTCTGCGGGATTACCGCCAGAAGCCGATCCTGACCATCGGTGAGTTCGAAAACCTCGGCCACCGGGGAG includes:
- a CDS encoding geranylgeranylglyceryl/heptaprenylglyceryl phosphate synthase, producing the protein MQVFKTLMEVKENRGGGFLLLLDPDRSSAKSLLLLAEKAAEYHVDALLVGSSFIIQTGFHDMVRQIKNRASVPVIIFPGSHSQISPYADAVLFTSLISGRNPLYLIEEQVRGAPLMKEYGLEPIPTGYMLIDSGRATSVQYVSGTYPIPADKPDIACAHALAAQYLGMKMVFMEAGSGAKESVPEEMIAAVTGYIDLPVMVGGGLRQPEEIERRIQAGASFVVVGNHFEAHDNLSALLEFTSAAHPTEQVHI